A single genomic interval of Brevibacillus brevis harbors:
- the spoVAE gene encoding stage V sporulation protein AE has translation MEYLIAFVVGGLVCVVGQLLLDVGKLTPAHVMSTLVVAGVFLDFIGVYDKFIDFAGAGATVPITSFGHSLYHGAISEAEQHGLIGVATGIFEVTSAGISAAIAFGFFASLIFKPKG, from the coding sequence ATGGAGTACCTGATTGCTTTTGTCGTAGGGGGCTTGGTTTGTGTAGTAGGTCAGCTCCTTCTGGATGTTGGCAAGTTAACGCCTGCTCATGTCATGAGTACGCTGGTTGTGGCAGGAGTTTTTCTCGATTTTATCGGGGTGTATGACAAGTTTATTGATTTTGCAGGTGCAGGTGCGACTGTACCGATTACGAGCTTCGGTCATTCTTTGTACCATGGAGCCATCAGCGAGGCTGAACAACATGGGTTGATCGGTGTGGCAACGGGGATTTTTGAGGTCACGAGTGCGGGTATATCGGCTGCAATTGCATTCGGATTTTTTGCCTCACTCATCTTTAAACCCAAAGGGTAA
- a CDS encoding stage V sporulation protein AE — protein MDTVRRKVILVTDGDHIAQKVIENVAKQFGGRCISLSAGNPTPLRGNQMVELIKMTPYDPVIVMFDDNGDYGKGRGERALEYVVKHPDIEVIGAIAVASNTHWVKGATVAYSVNNQGQIVDEAVDKDGYADEQLQHHIYGDTVDILNSLHIPNVIGIGDIGKMEGRDSLQNGCPITMRAVQWIMERSGAHGTSHGKTASHLELS, from the coding sequence ATGGACACAGTACGCCGGAAAGTCATATTGGTGACAGACGGAGATCATATTGCCCAAAAAGTTATCGAGAATGTCGCCAAGCAATTTGGTGGTCGATGTATATCACTGTCTGCCGGGAATCCGACTCCGCTGCGAGGCAATCAGATGGTCGAGCTCATTAAAATGACACCATATGATCCTGTCATCGTCATGTTCGATGACAACGGAGATTACGGCAAGGGTAGAGGGGAACGAGCACTTGAATACGTGGTGAAGCATCCTGATATCGAAGTAATCGGTGCGATTGCAGTAGCTTCGAATACACACTGGGTCAAGGGTGCGACTGTCGCTTATTCCGTAAACAACCAAGGACAAATTGTAGACGAAGCCGTGGACAAGGATGGGTACGCAGACGAGCAGCTTCAGCATCATATTTATGGAGATACGGTAGACATCTTGAATTCCCTGCATATACCGAATGTCATCGGCATTGGAGATATAGGCAAAATGGAAGGCAGAGATAGTTTGCAGAACGGTTGTCCTATAACGATGAGAGCGGTGCAATGGATAATGGAAAGGAGCGGCGCTCATGGCACAAGTCACGGAAAAACGGCATCCCATCTCGAGTTATCTTGA
- the spoIIAA gene encoding anti-sigma F factor antagonist, which yields MSLRVAMETRQDVLVIRLQGELDHHTAEELRKKADDLLRTSTIRHIVLSLADLTFMDSSGIGVILGRYKQISARSGDMYVCSINPTIYRIFEMSGLFKVIKFRENEADALHVLGVA from the coding sequence ATGAGTTTACGAGTTGCGATGGAGACACGGCAGGACGTGCTGGTGATCCGTTTGCAGGGTGAGCTGGATCATCATACGGCAGAGGAGTTACGCAAGAAGGCGGATGATCTTTTGCGTACCTCTACTATACGCCATATTGTGCTGAGTCTGGCTGATTTGACGTTTATGGACAGCTCTGGTATCGGAGTTATTTTGGGAAGATACAAGCAGATTTCTGCCCGATCTGGAGATATGTACGTCTGCTCGATCAACCCTACAATCTATCGAATATTTGAGATGTCCGGGTTATTCAAGGTAATCAAGTTTCGCGAAAACGAAGCGGATGCTTTGCATGTTCTGGGGGTGGCGTAA
- a CDS encoding D-alanyl-D-alanine carboxypeptidase family protein: protein MKRNGYLALCFVMCLTIFSPMAIAKEKAGQQKGDNHFAPQASSAVMIEADTGTVLYEKNANEKMPPASITKVMTMLLIMEAVERGELKLTDKVRTSERAASMGGSQIFLQPGEEMTVEDMMKGIAIASGNDASVAMAEHLAGTEESFVARMNERAQQLGMKNTHFVNSNGLPAANHYSSAADIAIMSRELLKHEGITKFTGTYQDYLRKDTESPFWLVNTNKLVRFYEGVDGLKTGYTGEAKYCLTATAKRDNMRVIAVVMGEPDVKTRNNEVSTMFNYAFTHFQVTPMYKKGEAVRALVVDKGQKAQINAVTPHAVSLLMKKGESADTFQKEIVINEAVHAPIAKNQVIGHIFIRTKDGKEVNRIDLIPEDQVDKANMWEILKRTTKSILISY from the coding sequence ATGAAACGGAATGGATACCTCGCTCTATGCTTCGTTATGTGCTTAACCATCTTTTCTCCGATGGCGATTGCCAAAGAAAAGGCTGGACAGCAAAAGGGTGATAATCATTTTGCCCCACAAGCTTCATCCGCAGTGATGATTGAAGCGGATACGGGAACAGTCTTGTATGAAAAGAACGCCAATGAAAAAATGCCACCCGCCAGTATCACCAAAGTAATGACCATGCTTTTGATCATGGAAGCGGTGGAACGGGGAGAGCTTAAGCTTACCGATAAGGTTCGAACAAGTGAAAGAGCAGCATCGATGGGCGGGTCGCAAATTTTTCTACAGCCCGGTGAAGAAATGACGGTAGAGGACATGATGAAAGGGATTGCGATTGCTTCTGGGAATGATGCCTCTGTAGCGATGGCTGAGCACTTGGCTGGGACAGAAGAGAGTTTTGTCGCGCGAATGAATGAACGCGCACAGCAGCTCGGCATGAAAAATACGCATTTTGTAAACTCCAATGGGCTTCCTGCCGCGAATCACTACTCTTCGGCAGCGGATATTGCAATCATGTCACGAGAGCTCTTAAAGCATGAAGGCATCACGAAGTTCACTGGTACGTACCAAGACTATTTGCGAAAAGATACAGAGAGCCCCTTCTGGCTTGTGAATACGAACAAGCTGGTGCGTTTTTATGAAGGGGTGGACGGTTTGAAAACAGGGTACACAGGCGAAGCAAAATACTGTTTAACAGCGACTGCCAAACGCGACAACATGCGCGTCATTGCAGTCGTCATGGGTGAGCCTGATGTGAAAACCCGCAACAATGAAGTATCGACCATGTTCAATTACGCATTCACGCACTTCCAGGTGACGCCGATGTACAAAAAGGGGGAAGCTGTTCGTGCACTTGTTGTGGATAAAGGTCAGAAAGCGCAGATCAATGCGGTTACACCACATGCGGTTAGCCTGTTGATGAAAAAAGGAGAATCAGCCGATACCTTCCAAAAGGAAATTGTCATCAATGAGGCGGTTCACGCTCCTATAGCAAAGAACCAAGTAATCGGCCACATTTTCATCCGCACGAAAGATGGCAAAGAAGTAAATCGAATCGATCTGATCCCAGAAGATCAGGTAGATAAAGCCAACATGTGGGAGATTCTTAAGCGAACCACCAAGAGCATTTTGATTAGCTACTGA
- the sigF gene encoding RNA polymerase sporulation sigma factor SigF, with translation MGADIKNASQPFLTNDQVKELIAKSQAGDTEARELLVNSNIRLVWSVVQRFINRGYEADDLFQIGCIGLLKAVDKFDLSYDVRFSTYAVPMIIGEIQRFLRDDGTVKVSRSLKETANKVRRTKDELYKQFGRAPTIAEVADAVGITPEEVVFAQEANRAPSSIHETVFENDGDPITLIDQIADEGVNKWFEKIALKDAISRLSEREQLIVYLRYYKDQTQSEVAERLGISQVQVSRLEKRILQTIKDQIEH, from the coding sequence ATGGGTGCCGATATCAAAAACGCGAGTCAACCATTTCTGACCAATGACCAAGTAAAAGAGCTAATCGCCAAAAGCCAAGCTGGAGACACTGAGGCACGAGAGCTTTTAGTCAACAGCAATATTCGACTGGTCTGGTCTGTCGTCCAGCGCTTTATCAACCGTGGATACGAAGCGGATGATTTGTTTCAGATCGGTTGTATTGGCCTTTTGAAAGCCGTAGACAAGTTTGATCTCTCCTATGATGTTCGATTCTCAACCTATGCTGTGCCGATGATTATTGGAGAAATTCAACGCTTCTTACGCGATGACGGTACAGTCAAGGTAAGTCGATCACTCAAAGAAACAGCCAATAAGGTACGACGAACAAAGGATGAGCTGTACAAGCAATTCGGTCGCGCACCCACGATTGCTGAGGTTGCGGACGCGGTGGGGATTACGCCAGAAGAAGTCGTGTTTGCACAAGAAGCGAATCGGGCACCTTCTTCCATCCATGAAACGGTTTTTGAAAATGACGGGGACCCCATTACGTTGATCGATCAGATTGCGGATGAAGGGGTCAACAAATGGTTTGAAAAAATTGCCCTCAAGGATGCGATCAGTCGATTGAGCGAGCGAGAGCAGCTCATTGTCTACCTGCGCTACTACAAGGATCAGACACAGTCGGAAGTAGCGGAAAGGCTGGGAATCTCGCAAGTACAGGTATCGCGCCTCGAGAAGCGCATTTTGCAAACGATCAAAGACCAAATTGAGCATTAA
- the spoIIAB gene encoding anti-sigma F factor: MMVQRNFMSVSFAALSQNEAFARVAVAAFISQLDITMDELEEIKTVISEAVTNAIIHGYDENPEGVVQISVRIQEDSVDLIVEDNGRGIEDVEQAMQPLYTTKPELERSGMGFTIMENFMDSLEVATVVGKGTTVRLTKRLAFAKALQN; this comes from the coding sequence ATGATGGTACAGCGTAACTTTATGTCAGTGTCGTTTGCAGCATTGAGCCAAAATGAAGCATTCGCACGTGTAGCAGTCGCAGCCTTCATTTCCCAACTCGATATTACGATGGACGAGCTGGAAGAAATTAAAACCGTTATATCCGAAGCTGTTACGAATGCCATTATTCATGGTTATGACGAAAATCCAGAGGGTGTGGTACAAATCTCTGTGCGAATTCAAGAGGACAGCGTTGATCTGATTGTGGAAGACAATGGACGAGGAATTGAGGATGTGGAGCAGGCCATGCAGCCACTCTATACGACGAAGCCGGAGCTTGAACGCTCTGGAATGGGCTTTACGATAATGGAGAATTTCATGGATTCTTTGGAAGTGGCAACGGTTGTGGGTAAGGGAACAACTGTGCGCCTCACCAAACGCCTGGCGTTTGCCAAAGCCTTGCAAAATTAG
- the spoVAD gene encoding stage V sporulation protein AD: MSNNQPVKRVNRQTWHFDQNVRLQSSAVAVGPKEGEGPLAHLFDKIHDDMYAGQQTWEDAERQLMEDAVNTLLQKAGITGKDVDIILAGDLLNQNITTNFAAEKVAIPLLGMYGACSTSMLTLANAAALVNAGYANRAIAACSSHNATAERQYRYPTEYGGQKPPSAQWTVTGAGAGLVGIGGNGPRITYATMGKVVDMGIKDPFDMGTAMAPAAASTIQTHFQDTGRSPQSYDLIVTGDLAAVGFPILKELMLTEGYDMDQVYNDCGMMIYSPDQDVFAGGSGCASSAVVTYSYILDQLNRGLLKNVLVCATGALLSPVSYQQGNSIPCIAHAVALEGGK, translated from the coding sequence GTGTCAAACAATCAACCAGTGAAACGAGTCAATCGGCAAACCTGGCACTTCGATCAAAATGTGCGCTTGCAAAGCTCGGCAGTTGCTGTGGGACCAAAAGAAGGAGAAGGGCCGCTGGCACACTTGTTTGATAAGATCCACGACGATATGTATGCAGGCCAACAGACGTGGGAAGACGCCGAACGCCAGTTAATGGAGGATGCAGTCAACACCTTGCTGCAAAAGGCGGGGATCACGGGCAAGGATGTGGATATCATTCTCGCCGGTGACCTGTTGAATCAGAACATCACCACCAACTTTGCAGCAGAAAAGGTGGCGATTCCCCTTTTGGGCATGTACGGCGCTTGTTCTACCTCGATGCTGACACTAGCAAATGCGGCGGCTTTGGTAAACGCAGGCTATGCGAACAGGGCGATTGCTGCTTGTAGTAGCCACAATGCCACAGCGGAAAGGCAGTATCGTTATCCCACGGAATATGGAGGCCAGAAGCCGCCAAGCGCCCAGTGGACAGTCACAGGAGCCGGTGCGGGATTGGTCGGGATAGGGGGAAATGGTCCGCGCATTACGTATGCGACGATGGGAAAAGTAGTGGATATGGGGATAAAAGACCCGTTTGACATGGGGACGGCCATGGCGCCAGCGGCTGCTTCTACGATCCAGACTCATTTTCAAGATACGGGGCGCTCCCCACAATCCTATGATTTGATCGTGACTGGTGATCTGGCAGCTGTCGGGTTTCCGATTCTAAAGGAGCTCATGTTGACAGAAGGATACGACATGGATCAAGTCTACAATGATTGCGGAATGATGATTTACTCCCCCGATCAGGATGTATTTGCAGGCGGGAGCGGTTGTGCCAGCAGTGCAGTGGTCACGTATAGCTACATTTTGGATCAACTTAACCGTGGGTTACTGAAAAACGTGTTGGTCTGCGCCACGGGAGCCCTCTTAAGCCCGGTGAGCTATCAGCAGGGCAATTCGATACCATGCATCGCCCATGCGGTTGCACTTGAAGGAGGAAAATGA
- a CDS encoding stage V sporulation protein AB, with translation MSVIQCLLLMLIGLGGGLAVGSGLVAFITVLDIIPRLTQLTNAHRYIRSLEWALVAGALFFTFIDFFHWGAHLPVIVSSIYGIFAGIFVGTLAAGLTEVLNVFPILAKRIHMDGSLLFLLMAVVLGKVTGSLLQWLLHL, from the coding sequence ATGAGCGTCATCCAGTGCTTGTTGCTTATGTTGATCGGACTAGGTGGAGGTCTTGCAGTAGGGAGCGGGTTGGTCGCGTTTATTACCGTTCTGGACATCATTCCGAGGTTGACACAATTAACGAATGCTCATCGATATATCCGCTCGCTGGAATGGGCCTTGGTGGCAGGAGCGCTTTTTTTTACGTTCATTGATTTTTTTCACTGGGGTGCTCATTTGCCCGTTATCGTTTCTTCGATTTACGGGATATTTGCTGGGATATTTGTGGGAACACTCGCCGCAGGCTTAACTGAGGTACTGAATGTCTTCCCGATATTAGCGAAGCGAATCCACATGGATGGCAGTCTTCTCTTTCTATTGATGGCAGTGGTGTTGGGAAAAGTGACGGGTTCCTTACTGCAATGGCTGCTCCATCTGTGA
- the spoVAC gene encoding stage V sporulation protein AC — MATKTKSKNPGSMHMTKQLYQQQASKFQPKRNVLLNSFRAFWVGGTICLLGQAIQNMYITFFGFTEKTASNPTVATLIFLSVLLTGLGVYDNIGQYAGAGSAVPVTGFANSIASAAIEHRSEGYVLGVGGNMFKLAGSVIVFGVVAAFIAGILKSLINMFF, encoded by the coding sequence ATGGCAACCAAAACAAAATCCAAAAACCCCGGATCGATGCATATGACCAAGCAACTGTATCAACAGCAGGCTTCCAAGTTCCAGCCCAAACGAAATGTTCTGCTTAACTCGTTTCGTGCTTTCTGGGTAGGAGGGACCATATGTTTGTTGGGTCAGGCCATTCAAAATATGTATATTACCTTTTTCGGATTTACGGAGAAAACGGCAAGCAATCCAACCGTTGCGACGCTTATCTTTCTATCCGTTTTGCTGACAGGGTTAGGTGTGTATGACAATATCGGGCAGTATGCCGGAGCAGGATCAGCCGTGCCTGTTACAGGCTTTGCCAACTCGATCGCTTCTGCTGCTATCGAACATCGGAGCGAAGGGTATGTTCTCGGTGTTGGGGGAAATATGTTTAAGCTTGCTGGCTCGGTCATTGTATTTGGGGTTGTTGCTGCTTTCATTGCGGGAATTTTAAAGAGCCTGATCAACATGTTTTTCTAA
- a CDS encoding spore germination protein: protein MAQVTEKRHPISSYLEENQRYLNDRLGVGKSFDIGVHDFYVGHTRMLLYYINGFAESLLISQVMRELNDVRDRELAEDAFDQLFHKFIPFFQLSKVETTDEFMDKLLVGQVGLIIDRSCHAIILDAKILPNRTPQEPDTERIVRGAHDGFTEVLVTNTALTRRRIRDERLRFEIMQIGERTKTDVAVAYLHDVANEELVQTLKERLQNIQIDGIPMAEKTVEEFIIGKTLNPFPLVRYTERPDVAAVHLLEGHVLIYVDTSPSVMITPATYFHHVQHAEEYRQTPVIGAYLRWIRFLGIFASVFVLPIWLLLVMHPSMIPEPLHFLGIKKMGSIPILAQFLIAEVGLDLMRMAAIHTPAPLSIAVGLLAAILVGDVAIKVGLLAPEVILYLAVAAIGMYATPSYELSLANRMIRLFLILMVGFFSTPGLMIGLTLILIFLASTRSLNTPYLWPFIPFNYKGMKDIVVRLAVPSKNNRPSIVRSQNSSRQ, encoded by the coding sequence ATGGCACAAGTCACGGAAAAACGGCATCCCATCTCGAGTTATCTTGAAGAGAATCAGAGGTATTTGAACGACAGACTTGGTGTCGGTAAGAGCTTTGATATTGGGGTCCATGATTTTTATGTGGGTCATACACGCATGTTGTTGTATTACATAAATGGCTTCGCTGAAAGCTTACTGATTTCACAGGTCATGCGTGAGTTGAACGATGTGCGTGACCGGGAGCTGGCGGAGGACGCTTTCGATCAGTTGTTCCACAAATTTATTCCTTTCTTTCAGCTCAGTAAGGTGGAAACGACAGACGAATTTATGGATAAATTGCTCGTCGGTCAAGTAGGATTGATCATTGACCGATCTTGCCACGCCATTATCCTCGATGCCAAAATCCTGCCAAATCGCACACCGCAGGAGCCAGATACGGAGAGAATCGTGCGTGGAGCGCATGACGGTTTTACAGAAGTACTCGTAACCAATACAGCTCTTACCCGCCGAAGAATACGTGATGAACGGCTCCGATTTGAAATCATGCAGATTGGGGAGCGTACCAAGACAGACGTTGCAGTTGCCTACTTGCATGATGTAGCGAATGAAGAGCTCGTCCAAACGTTAAAGGAGCGTCTACAAAACATCCAGATAGACGGGATACCGATGGCGGAAAAAACCGTCGAAGAATTTATCATTGGAAAGACTTTGAACCCTTTCCCGTTAGTACGATATACAGAGCGTCCCGATGTGGCTGCTGTACATCTATTGGAAGGTCACGTACTGATTTATGTGGATACTTCGCCGAGTGTCATGATCACACCCGCCACTTATTTTCATCATGTACAGCATGCGGAGGAGTATCGACAAACACCGGTAATCGGTGCTTATCTGCGCTGGATTCGTTTTTTGGGAATCTTTGCTTCCGTCTTTGTTTTGCCGATCTGGTTACTTTTGGTCATGCACCCTTCCATGATACCGGAGCCACTTCACTTCCTGGGGATCAAGAAGATGGGGAGCATTCCTATTTTGGCACAATTCTTGATCGCTGAGGTCGGTCTGGACTTGATGCGGATGGCCGCCATTCACACGCCAGCGCCGCTCTCGATTGCCGTAGGCTTATTGGCCGCGATTCTGGTCGGGGATGTGGCGATCAAGGTAGGACTCCTTGCACCCGAGGTTATCTTGTATTTGGCAGTGGCGGCAATTGGGATGTACGCGACTCCCAGTTATGAGTTGAGCTTGGCCAATCGAATGATTCGCTTGTTTCTGATTCTCATGGTGGGCTTTTTCTCCACACCGGGACTGATGATCGGACTTACGCTCATCCTGATTTTCTTGGCTTCCACCCGTTCGCTCAATACACCTTACTTATGGCCGTTCATTCCATTCAACTACAAAGGGATGAAGGACATTGTGGTACGGCTGGCTGTGCCCAGCAAAAACAACAGGCCGAGTATCGTTCGCTCACAAAATTCCTCTCGGCAATAA
- a CDS encoding methyl-accepting chemotaxis protein gives MSKFLSPRWKKKEGISNLIKKVNLTSQVVTEKLKGSLATKMIVFGLILVLIIIGSLQYIALSFSKSTLFSITSNQAKMLADQHANSMEDDLQAIVNSTKSAATKRVMMTDLQPLIMEQFTLLRQAHKEVSRIYLIDTASGKSLYSLTGTNEIDFKQKQYFQRALTTKSLVVSDEEIVEGSNKSFLYIATPIGEKADDTSRLFVVGFTIDQMIQKIPEISFMENGYAFVVRQDGLVVAHQNPNNNNKLVLAGDKDYEEMLALMQHETSNSLLYSDHGIDSFAAFAPIPMLKWNVVLSTGTDEVYGEVDGMWLYFVLFSLPIIGLSVWAIWWFANRIRLSLFAIARDMDQIGAGHFNINVKVNGNDELAMVGRKMNDMAAELRKLIALVQGQATQLNVATDELTLFAQENKGAINVITDNISTIAQRVSTQTNEVQATANTVSEISEGVEQVAVAAESTSVATTRTFERAQGGMELVENVINTVRRATGEVERTAGQMHNLRERAREITSIVEMITSIASQTNLLALNAAIEAARAGDAGRGFSVVASEVRKLAEESSSFSERIAAIAHSINDEAMDMSKHMDEIVTMVSGGLQSVESVGTAFQNIVAEIQAAAEQSESMTATSEEMAAGNQVVTNSMQRLATMSDEISDSISGVVETVDEQLNSIARINENVEQLKKMADELTQNVSRFVI, from the coding sequence ATGAGTAAATTTTTGTCGCCACGATGGAAAAAGAAGGAGGGAATTTCGAATCTCATAAAAAAAGTGAACCTGACTAGCCAAGTAGTAACGGAAAAGCTAAAAGGCTCTCTTGCTACAAAGATGATTGTGTTTGGTCTAATTCTTGTACTTATTATTATCGGTTCTTTGCAATACATAGCCCTTTCCTTCTCGAAATCAACATTGTTTAGCATAACCTCTAATCAAGCGAAAATGCTGGCTGACCAGCATGCGAATAGTATGGAAGATGACTTACAAGCGATTGTGAACTCCACCAAATCGGCAGCAACCAAACGTGTGATGATGACAGATCTGCAGCCGCTTATCATGGAGCAGTTTACTCTATTGCGCCAGGCGCATAAAGAAGTGTCCAGAATCTATTTGATCGACACGGCTTCCGGGAAATCCCTGTATTCCTTGACTGGGACAAATGAGATTGATTTCAAGCAAAAGCAATACTTCCAAAGAGCGTTAACCACGAAATCCTTGGTCGTTTCTGATGAAGAAATCGTTGAAGGCAGCAACAAGAGTTTTCTTTATATTGCGACACCCATAGGGGAAAAGGCCGATGATACGAGCCGGTTGTTCGTTGTTGGCTTTACAATTGACCAAATGATTCAAAAGATTCCTGAGATCTCTTTCATGGAGAATGGCTACGCATTTGTCGTTCGCCAAGATGGTTTGGTTGTGGCCCATCAAAATCCGAATAACAACAACAAGCTCGTGCTGGCTGGTGACAAAGATTATGAAGAGATGCTTGCTCTGATGCAGCATGAGACAAGCAACAGCTTGCTGTACTCGGATCATGGAATTGATTCATTTGCAGCTTTTGCACCGATCCCAATGTTGAAATGGAATGTCGTTTTGTCCACGGGAACGGACGAGGTATACGGTGAAGTAGACGGAATGTGGCTGTACTTCGTGCTCTTCAGCTTGCCGATCATCGGGCTCTCGGTTTGGGCGATCTGGTGGTTTGCGAATCGGATTCGACTGTCTCTGTTCGCGATAGCACGGGATATGGATCAAATCGGTGCCGGACATTTTAATATCAACGTAAAAGTAAACGGCAATGACGAGCTGGCTATGGTTGGCCGCAAAATGAATGACATGGCGGCTGAACTCCGCAAGCTGATTGCCCTTGTACAGGGACAAGCTACACAACTGAACGTAGCGACAGATGAGCTGACTCTATTTGCGCAAGAAAACAAAGGAGCCATTAACGTCATTACGGATAATATCTCTACGATTGCCCAACGCGTCTCTACGCAGACGAATGAAGTGCAAGCGACGGCCAACACCGTCTCGGAGATATCGGAAGGCGTTGAACAGGTGGCTGTGGCTGCCGAATCTACATCGGTTGCCACTACCCGTACGTTTGAGAGAGCGCAAGGCGGAATGGAGTTAGTGGAAAACGTAATTAATACGGTGAGACGTGCTACTGGTGAGGTAGAACGTACTGCTGGGCAGATGCACAATCTTCGTGAGCGGGCTCGTGAAATTACGAGCATCGTTGAAATGATTACGAGTATTGCTTCGCAAACGAATTTGTTGGCGTTGAATGCTGCCATTGAGGCTGCTCGCGCTGGAGATGCTGGACGAGGCTTCTCGGTAGTTGCCAGCGAGGTTCGCAAGCTCGCAGAGGAAAGCAGCTCCTTCTCTGAGCGTATCGCTGCCATTGCCCATTCGATCAATGATGAGGCAATGGATATGAGCAAGCATATGGACGAGATCGTTACCATGGTGAGTGGAGGCTTGCAGTCCGTAGAGTCTGTGGGAACTGCTTTCCAAAATATCGTGGCAGAGATTCAAGCGGCTGCAGAGCAGAGCGAATCGATGACGGCGACATCGGAAGAGATGGCGGCAGGTAATCAGGTTGTGACGAACTCCATGCAACGTCTTGCCACCATGTCGGATGAAATTAGTGATTCCATCTCAGGTGTGGTAGAGACAGTGGATGAACAATTGAATTCGATTGCACGCATTAATGAAAACGTAGAGCAATTGAAAAAAATGGCGGACGAGCTAACGCAAAATGTGAGCCGATTCGTCATTTAA
- a CDS encoding stage V sporulation protein AA has product MKDALFLRLRKRLAVKPQAMITLGDICQLYWDGEREEALKRMPIYQTTPTDGNLIIIDIMQVIKRLRSVYPDVELDVQGAPQIIVEVLNPRKKANPILVAMVWLLLFIGSGLAIMNFHTDVSMMQVHERIYYLITGEKSHQPLWMQIPYSIGIGLGMILFFNHIFQKKINEEPSPLEVELFMYQQSLDQYYIQNENKENQRTKK; this is encoded by the coding sequence ATGAAAGACGCGTTGTTTCTGCGCCTGAGAAAGCGATTGGCCGTAAAGCCACAAGCCATGATTACGCTTGGGGACATTTGCCAGCTTTACTGGGATGGAGAGCGCGAGGAAGCGTTAAAGCGGATGCCCATTTACCAGACAACGCCAACGGATGGCAATTTGATCATTATCGATATTATGCAGGTGATTAAAAGGCTGCGTTCTGTCTATCCCGACGTGGAATTGGACGTCCAGGGTGCACCCCAAATTATTGTGGAGGTACTCAATCCACGAAAGAAAGCGAACCCGATTTTGGTGGCGATGGTGTGGCTTCTGCTGTTCATTGGCTCAGGCTTGGCGATCATGAATTTCCACACCGATGTCAGTATGATGCAGGTTCACGAGCGAATCTACTATTTGATTACAGGTGAAAAAAGCCATCAGCCTTTGTGGATGCAAATTCCTTACTCCATCGGGATCGGCTTGGGGATGATTCTGTTTTTCAATCATATCTTCCAGAAAAAAATCAACGAAGAACCTAGTCCGTTAGAAGTTGAATTGTTTATGTATCAGCAAAGCCTTGATCAATACTACATACAAAATGAAAACAAGGAAAACCAACGGACGAAGAAATGA